Part of the Aquimarina sp. TRL1 genome, ACAACACCCAATAATGCTAAAAATTGTAATATTTATTCATATCATCAGTGCTACCATATGGACAGGAGGTCACCTTATATTAGCTTTGACATTTCTTCCTAAAGCACTACGCAATAATGATTTCAAAATCATAGAGAGTTTTGAAACCAGGTACGAACGTATTGGAATCCCTTCCTTATTTATACTTGTCATCACAGGAATATATATGACAACCATATATGCTCCTGATTTATTCACTTTCGATTTTGAAAATCACTTTATAAAACACATTCTTATAAAACTTGGGCTTCTTTTATGTACCATATGCCTCGCATTACACGCCAGGTTCGTCCTTATCCCTAAACAAAAATTAAAACCCTTAGCCTATCACATTATCGCAGTTACTATTACTTCTGTATTATTCGTACTGGTTGGTTTTAGCCTGAGAAGTGGTGGGATTTTTAACCCCTAATTCTATTGTTCCTAATACAAATGACTATAAGAATACATACATACCATCATTCATTTCGCTATTTACGCCTTTTATTGT contains:
- a CDS encoding CopD family protein, which gives rise to MLKIVIFIHIISATIWTGGHLILALTFLPKALRNNDFKIIESFETRYERIGIPSLFILVITGIYMTTIYAPDLFTFDFENHFIKHILIKLGLLLCTICLALHARFVLIPKQKLKPLAYHIIAVTITSVLFVLVGFSLRSGGIFNP